From a region of the Oncorhynchus tshawytscha isolate Ot180627B linkage group LG14, Otsh_v2.0, whole genome shotgun sequence genome:
- the LOC112237463 gene encoding uncharacterized protein LOC112237463, with amino-acid sequence MLRVVGHLLCLFICRRGADGLTETLVELGQNTTINCSLNIESAYWYIQHQPQPPQAILHSFTSRSPAAFYYNTTFRQKYSLLTGHRLLIQNVTVDDCGVFYCAKKEEGRLIFSNGTRLMTADVYADYPNQTNQTSSYPNQPSNYRSSWENCLLFIYSVLNVILMVMILVLILTLPCQNSNSPSKLTSRRQIDQRCWLPVCVILLIGPQVSSQVKVEGFKGDNVILPCTYIEKKEHKNVTIFWQTADDDTVYSIIDGKADLAKQYSQFINRTSMFSDEWTNGNFSLLLIDLNSTDSGSYSCFIPTEDILRQVELSVQEKPTPEPKPTPEPKPTNSSSVSLRGQNLSPFLFLLLSQMVYLL; translated from the exons ATGCTGAGAGTTGTGGGACATCTGTTGT GTCTCTTTATATGCCGTCGGGGAGCTGATGGCTTGACAGAGACACTGGTGGAACTTGGACAGAATACAACCATAAACTGTTCTCTTAACATAGAAAGTGCATACTGGTACATTCAGCAccaaccacagcctccacaggccatACTCCACTCTTTCACTAGTAGGAGTCCTGCTGCTTTTTATTACAATACTACTTTTAGACAGAAATATTCATTACTAACAGGACATAGATTGTTAATACAGAATGTAACAGTAGATGATTGTGGCGTGTTCTACTGTGCAAAAAAAGAAGAGGGTAGATTGATATTCAGCAATGGTACCAGACTCATGACCGCTG ATGTTTATGCTGACTATCCCAATCAGACAAACCAGACATCCAGCTATCCAAACCAGCCCTCCAACTACAGGTCATCATGGGAGAACTGTCTTCTGTTCATTTACAGTGTTCTGAATGTTATTCTGATGGTTATGATCCTGG TGCTAATCTTGACCTTGCCATGTCAGAACAGTAACTCTCCTTCAAAACTAACATCAAGACGCCAAATAGACCAGAG GTGCTGGTTGCCGGTTTGTGTGATCCTGTTGATTGGACCCCAAG TCTCTTCGCAGGTCAAAGTTGAAGGCTTCAAGGGAGATAATGTTATCTTGCCTTGCACATACATTGAGAAGAAGGAGCATAAAAATGTCACCATTTTTTGGCAAACCGCAGATGATGACACTGTCTACAGTATTATTGATGGAAAAGCAGATTTGGCCAAGCAATACTCTCAGTTCATCAACAGAACCAGTATGTTCTCTGATGAGTGGACAAATGGCAACTTCTCTCTCCTACTGATTGATCTCAATAGCACAGATAGTGGGAGTTATTCATGTTTCATACCAACAGAGGACATTCTTCGTCAAGTGGAACTTTCTGTTCAAG AGAAACCAACTCCTGAGCCTAAACCAACTCCTGAGCCTAAACCAACAAATAGCAGCAGCGTGAGCCTCAGAGGACAGAACCTCAGCCccttcctgtttctcctcctcagtCAAATGGTCTACCTTCTTTGA